A window of the Caretta caretta isolate rCarCar2 chromosome 21, rCarCar1.hap1, whole genome shotgun sequence genome harbors these coding sequences:
- the G0S2 gene encoding G0/G1 switch protein 2, whose protein sequence is METMQELIPFAKEMLSQKPSRKMVKIYMLGSVLAFFGVVISLVETVCSPFTSEEQLQEEEEEKRPPLAKEHTVPQKQRDLIVEKSKEQDVMQRNLVIRQRAS, encoded by the coding sequence ATGGAGACCATGCAGGAGCTGATTCCCTTTGCCAAAGAAATGCTCAGCCAGAAGCCCAGCAGAAAGATGGTCAAGATCTACATGCTGGGCAGCGTGCTGGCTTTCTTCGGGGTGGTTATTAGCCTGGTGGAGACAGTCTGCAGCCCTTTCACTTCTGAAGAGCAACtacaagaagaggaggaggagaagagacctCCCCTGGCAAAAGAGCACACTGTCCCCCAGAAACAGAGGGATTTGATCGTGGAGAAGAGCAAAGAGCAGGATGTAATGCAGAGGAACCTGGTGATCAGGCAGCGTGCATCCTAA